The DNA segment TTACTTTGCCACTTAATTAATTACTGCAAAATAAATCACGAATGAAATTCTTAGGAATTATTCCCGCAAGGTATGCCTCTACACGTTTCCCAGGCAAACCTCTTGCCGATATTAGTGGCAAACCAATGATCCAGAAAGTTTACGAACAAGCTTCCAAAGCACTCGAGCAAGTTTGGGTGGCTACCGATGACTTTCGAATTGAGGAGTGTGTTAAAAGCTTCGGAGGAAAAGTAATCATGACTTCGCCTGATCACCAAAGTGGAACGGATCGAATCGCAGAAGCTGCATTAAAAATCACAGAAAAGCTAAATTCACAATTTGATGTGGTAATTAACATTCAAGGAGATGAGCCATTTATTCAACCAGAACAAATCAGCTCCTTAAAAAACTGTTTTTCTTGCCCTTCGACAGAAATCGCAACCCTTATTAAAAAAATATCCAATTCTGATGAAATTTCGGATGCGAACAAGGTGAAGGTTGTTGTCAATAAAGATCAGAGAGCTTTATACTTCAGCCGATCACCAATTCCATTTGTACGTGGCGAAGAGAAGGAAAATTGGATAAACAAACAAAGCTTTTTCAAGCATATTGGGATGTACGCCTATCGTTACAAAGCCCTTATGGAAGTAACAAAACTAGAACAAAGCCCTTTAGAATTATCTGAATCTTTAGAACAATTGAGATGGTTAGAAAATGGCTACATCATTCAAACCGACACGACAAAACACGAATCAATTGGTATTGATACACCAGAAGATTTGGAGCGTGTAAAACAAATGGGGCTATTGTAGTCCCTTTTTTTATCCTTTAACTTTTCTTTAAGGATTATTAGGGCAGCTTTAACCCGATAAATTGCTTGTGCTTTGTAAATTTGAATTGTATCTTCAAATAGCAATTCATTAATTTACAATGAGCAAAAAACTAATAAGCACATTAATTATTTTAATGTCCATTTCTCTTTTAGGGATAATTGGTGTTCAAATCCTATGGATAAAAAATGCAATCCATATTCAAGAAAA comes from the Labilibaculum sp. DW002 genome and includes:
- the kdsB gene encoding 3-deoxy-manno-octulosonate cytidylyltransferase, which codes for MKFLGIIPARYASTRFPGKPLADISGKPMIQKVYEQASKALEQVWVATDDFRIEECVKSFGGKVIMTSPDHQSGTDRIAEAALKITEKLNSQFDVVINIQGDEPFIQPEQISSLKNCFSCPSTEIATLIKKISNSDEISDANKVKVVVNKDQRALYFSRSPIPFVRGEEKENWINKQSFFKHIGMYAYRYKALMEVTKLEQSPLELSESLEQLRWLENGYIIQTDTTKHESIGIDTPEDLERVKQMGLL